The Christiangramia forsetii KT0803 DNA segment CTACCTCCTAAGAAATAACCGTCACTAGTGGATTCATCAGTTTTTCTAGTTGCAAAATAAGCTATTATAGCAACAAGGGCAGTAAAACCTACAAAGGATAGAATTCCAATCATAATGATTTCTTAAAATTTCGTTTAAATATAGAATTATTATTTTACAGAAAAAGTAAAAGTGATGTTGTTTTCATACAATTCACCGGGCTTTAGCAAACTTGAAGGGAAATTTCTGAAATTTGGCGCATCAGGATAATTTTGAGCCTCCATGGCCACAGCGGGATACTTGTTATCTATAGGACTTAAATACGTCCAGGAATCTGGTAAAGCTTCTGGTGAATAAATAACTAAAACTGACTGATTACTACTCAATTTCATCTTAATACCGCTTAACGATGAAAATAATTGTGCATGTACTTCATTTTCCATAACATCCAATACATATACGTCATCAAGCTCCCTATTGCCTAAAAGTTTATTCTCTCTATAATCTTTAGGATTCTCTTTTAGCTTGGTAAGGTTTCCGGTTGGTAAGTTCTTCTCATCCAGCTCTAAGATCTTGGATGCATTTACCTGCATAAAATGATCACTTACGCTTCCGCCTCCATTCAGATTAAAATAAGAATGGTTGGTAATATTTACAATTGTAGCTTTATCGCTCTTGGCAGAATAGGAAATTTTTATTTCATCATTTTCAGTAAGGGTATACTTCGCTTTAACCTGAAGTCTTCCAGGATATCCTTCCTCTAAATGTTCACTAGTATAAGATAAAGTTACAGAAGGATTTTCTCCTTCTGTTTGCCTCTCAACTTCCCATAATTTATACTGAAACCCAGACTCTCCTCCATGTAAATGAACCCCTTCTTTCTTTTGATCTAGTTCATATTCATCTTCATCAATTTTAAATTTTCCTTCAGAAATTCTTCCGGCAAATCTTCCAATAGTAGCTCCAAAACATTTATTTTCCTCGCGATACTCCGTAGTTAAATAATCTTCGGGCTGCCTTGGCCCAACAACCAGATCTATAAGATCTGCATTTTTATCATGCATCTTAAAACTGAAGATAGTTGCACCGTAATTCAGGATCTGTAGTCGGGATTTATTTGAATTGATAAGGTCTATTACCTTAAGATCAGATTTTTGGATCTCGCTCAAAATTATTTATTTTTTGATTTCACCCAGGAATCTACTCTAGACTCCAGGATTGTAAGTGGTAAAGCTCCGTCTGTTAGAACGACATCATGAAATTCTTTAATATCAAATTTATCCTCCAGCTGTTTCTTTGCTTTTTCTCTAAGATCCAGAATCTTATTCATCCCAATCTTATAAGCTGTTGCCTGTCCCGGCATTACAATATGTCTTTCTACCATTTTCACACAAGCACTTTCAGCTGCGGGAGTATTCTTTTTATAATAATCTATCCCTTCCTGCCTTGTCCATTTTTTTGAATGGATTCCGGTATCTACTACCAATCTACAGGATCTCCATAGCTCCATGGCCAATCTTCCAAAATCTGAATATGGATCTTTATAAAAACCCACTTCTTTTGGAATATATTCGCTATACAGTCCCCAGCCTTCCACATAAGCGGTAAAAAAGCTGAACTTTCTGAATTCTGGTATACTATCCAGTTCCTGAGCAATGGCGATTTGCATGTGATGACCGGGAATCCCTTCGTGATAAGCCAGTGCTTCCATTTCATATTTTGGCATTGCTTTCATATCATACAGGTTTGCATAATAAGTCCCAGGTCTGGAGCCATCAATTGCTGGTTGCTGATAAAATGCTTTTCCGGCACTTTTTTCCCGGAAAGGCTCTACCGCTTTAACCACGATATCTGCTTCCGGCATCGTATTAAAGAGTTCAGGAAGTTTAGCCTTCATCCCATTAATAACATTCTTAGCTTCCTTTAGGTATGCCGCTTTGCCTTCGTCAGTATTTTCATAATAAAACTGTTCATCGGTTTTCATAAATTCAAAGAAATCCTGCAGGGAGCCTTCAAAAGCAACTTCTTCCATGATTTTTTCCATTTCCCCATGAATTCTCGCTACTTCGCTCAACCCGATCTCATGGATCTCATCTGCTGAAAGGTTTGTAGTTGTAACCCTTTGTAATGCGTTGTTGTAGAATTCATCACCCTTGGGAAATTTCCATACTCCAGCCTCCTCTGTAGCCCTCTGCTGTTGATTGGCCAGAAACTCTACAAGGTTTTTATATGCGGGTTGAACATGATCTACCAAAGCAGTTTCGGCTTCACTGATGAGTCCGGTTTTTTGTTCTTTTGTGATATCGAGCTTTTCAACCTTAGCATTAAAGTCTTCCATTAAAGTACTTGCTTCAGCCGATTTCGTAAACGGCTTTCCTTTAATGATATTTCTGGAGGCATCTAAGGTTCTATCGAAAACAAATTTTGGAGGTACAATCCCATTCTGCTCCCTTAATTTAAGTTGTTCAATAATATCACCCATCACTTTTTCCATGCCAACCAGTCTCGAGATATAGGCCTTCGCATCTGGGATGGAATCTATGCGGTGCATATTAATTAAAAATGCAGGTAATTCTGCATGATACCCGTGCATTTGGTTTACAGGGTAATCATAAAACCGATATTTATAATCATCAATTTCATTTTTCACCCCTCTTCGATAAAGCTCATAACTTAATTTAGTCTCGTCGTCTAAAGCTTCGACATTTACTTTATCAAGATAGTCCAGGCGTTCTTTGGCCTGTTCAAGATCTTCGGCATATTTAAGATTAGAAAAATCATCCCATTTACCATAATCGGTTTTCATTCCAAAACGAGTCTGCATCATAGGAGACTCTTCAACTTCCTTTTGAAATTCTTTATCAAAATAAGTATTCAGTTCGTTTGAAGTTTTCTCCATTTCTTCTGCGGAATAACTCCCCTCTTTTTGATCATTTCCACAGGAAATAATGAAAAGTCCAAGAAAGAGGATATATATATTATTCAATTTCATCTAACTATCATTTTAATTGCTTAGCATTCTACAAATGAATGTTTTTGTATTCACCTATGCATTAAAAGCCTATTAATCTTATTTTACTACTGAAAATTTAATCGCTGAATCTCCATAAACCGTATGAGTCTGTTTCTGAAAATCTTCTTTTTCAGCTTCAAAAATATTATCTACATAAGTCTGCGGATTTCTATCAATCAACGGGAACCATGTACTCTGAATTTGCACCTGCAGCTTATGTCCCTTCTTAAACGTATGATTAATTCCCTGCAATTTGATATTTACATCGGTCTTTTTGTTAGCTTCAAAAGCTTTCGGATCTTCAAAACTATCTCTAAATCTTCCACGCATCACTTCGCTTCTTACCATCATATGATAATTGCTCATTTTGAGATGAGGCATAGTTTCCTCATAATTTTCTGCATCTGAAGGGTAAACGTCCACCACTTTTACAATCCAGTCTGCGGCGGTTCCTGTAGTTGCTACTTTTAACATCGCTTGAATCGGGCCTGAAATTTTCATGTCTTCTTCCAGCACTTCGGTCTCAAAAACCAGCACGTCAGGTCTTCGTGCAGCAAAACGCTGATCGCCGGTCATATACTCACGCGGAGTAAATACCATCTTTATTTCATTGTTATAAGAAACAGGCTTTTCAGGATCACTTACAAACTCCTCTTTATTTTGGGTTGGAGTTTGCGTAAATTCCTGGTTATCCCCTAAATACCAGGTTTTTGAAGTTGTATTCTTCGGAGGCCATTCGGCATAATCATTCCATTGTCTAAGGCCGGTATCATAGATATGTGCTTCCGGAAGTCTTAGCATATCTTTAGTTTTCTTCTTAAGAAAATGATTGAAAAATTCGGTTTCATAATCCCTCTGAAAGTGAGAAGAAATACTATCACCAAAATATACATTCCCAACACCTTGTCTACCAGATTCTCTTGCCCAATCGCCATGACTCCAGGGTCCAAAAACGATGCTATTGTAGTTATCACTATTCTCTTCTATACTTTTATAGAGGGCAAATGGGCCGTAAAGATCTTCCGCGTCAAATAATCCTCCTACGATCATCACAGCAGGTTTAATATCCTTCATATGCTGAACGATCCCTCGTTTTTGCCAGAATTCATCATAATTGGGATGGTCTTTCAATTGTTGCCAGAACTCATTGTCTTCTTTGTAATACTTGTCCAGATTACTCAGCGGACCTTCATCCATAAAAAATTGATACTGATCTTCAGTTCCTAATTTCGGGAAATCATACCAGGCCGAATCTGTTGGTTTATCTTTTTGATATCCAAATACTGCGGTTGCTCTCCAGTAACTTAAAAGGTAAGCTCCATTATGATGAAAATCATCAAAAAAGAAGTCCCCGATACTAGCCTGTGGAGAAGCCGCTTTTAATGCCGGGTGTCCACTCAGTAAAGAATAGGTTGCATAAAATCCCGGATAAGAAATTCCCCAGGTTCCAACTTTTCCATTATTATTCTCCACATTATTGATTAGCCATTCTATCGTATCATAGGTATCACTGGCTTCATCAAACTCTTTTCCTTTTTTATTCGGAATATAAGCCCGCATGTTATCATAACTCCCCTCGCTCATCCATCTTCCACGAACATCCTGGTACACAATGATATTCCCTTCTTTCATCATGATCTCGTTAGGACCAATTTTAGACCTAAACTGATCTTCTCCATAAGGCCTTGAACTATATGGAGTTCTCTGCATTAATATTGGGTATTCCTGTGAAGTATCTTTTGGAGTGTAGATAGTGGTGTGAAGTTTTACACCATCCCGCATCGGGATGTCCACTTCCATCTTATTATAGTTTGTTTTTACATCATATTCAGTTTCCGACTGGGCTAAAACCGGATTCATCACAAACAGCAGAAGTATTGAAAACAGAGGGCATTTGAAGATTTTCATTTATCAGATTTTTTTTAAAGTCCCTAAAGATAGAAATTCGCCTTTTAAACCTAAAGGAAAATAAAGGTTAAAGCTCAATTCTTCAGTATATAGATCTGAAACAACTAAATATCAAATGCCACGAATGCACTAATTTTTGTCGAATTTGTCATCTCGACCAACAGGAGAGATCTCATTTAGAATTGAGATCAAAATAGGAGATTTCTCCTTCGCCGTGCTTCGTCGAAATGACAGCCACACACCACAGATTAAGCTGAAACGAGTTCAGCATGACGAAACCTTCAATTTCAAATCTCCAAACTAAAACAACGATCGTCGCCCTGAACTTGTTTCAGGGTCTATAATTACTAGAATTTAAGTAATACAGATCTTCAGGATCTTAGTATCTGATTTTTCTACAGCAAAGCGATTATCGGCACGATGGTTAATGATCCAAACTATCTCTTTCCCCGAGCACAGGATCCAGGTATGTTCTTTTTCTGGCAACGAGAATTTTTCATCTTTAAAGAAATCACTTAGTTTCTTTTTGCCATTCATTCCGAAGGGATAAAAGAAATCACCTTTTTTCCATTTCCTGATGGTCAATGGAAAATCCAGTTTTCGTTCCGGAACATAAATACAGCTTGCTGAAATTTTACTTATTTTTTCAACCTTGTGTATATGAAAAGTCCCCATTC contains these protein-coding regions:
- a CDS encoding aldose epimerase family protein → MSEIQKSDLKVIDLINSNKSRLQILNYGATIFSFKMHDKNADLIDLVVGPRQPEDYLTTEYREENKCFGATIGRFAGRISEGKFKIDEDEYELDQKKEGVHLHGGESGFQYKLWEVERQTEGENPSVTLSYTSEHLEEGYPGRLQVKAKYTLTENDEIKISYSAKSDKATIVNITNHSYFNLNGGGSVSDHFMQVNASKILELDEKNLPTGNLTKLKENPKDYRENKLLGNRELDDVYVLDVMENEVHAQLFSSLSGIKMKLSSNQSVLVIYSPEALPDSWTYLSPIDNKYPAVAMEAQNYPDAPNFRNFPSSLLKPGELYENNITFTFSVK
- a CDS encoding DUF885 domain-containing protein, producing the protein MKLNNIYILFLGLFIISCGNDQKEGSYSAEEMEKTSNELNTYFDKEFQKEVEESPMMQTRFGMKTDYGKWDDFSNLKYAEDLEQAKERLDYLDKVNVEALDDETKLSYELYRRGVKNEIDDYKYRFYDYPVNQMHGYHAELPAFLINMHRIDSIPDAKAYISRLVGMEKVMGDIIEQLKLREQNGIVPPKFVFDRTLDASRNIIKGKPFTKSAEASTLMEDFNAKVEKLDITKEQKTGLISEAETALVDHVQPAYKNLVEFLANQQQRATEEAGVWKFPKGDEFYNNALQRVTTTNLSADEIHEIGLSEVARIHGEMEKIMEEVAFEGSLQDFFEFMKTDEQFYYENTDEGKAAYLKEAKNVINGMKAKLPELFNTMPEADIVVKAVEPFREKSAGKAFYQQPAIDGSRPGTYYANLYDMKAMPKYEMEALAYHEGIPGHHMQIAIAQELDSIPEFRKFSFFTAYVEGWGLYSEYIPKEVGFYKDPYSDFGRLAMELWRSCRLVVDTGIHSKKWTRQEGIDYYKKNTPAAESACVKMVERHIVMPGQATAYKIGMNKILDLREKAKKQLEDKFDIKEFHDVVLTDGALPLTILESRVDSWVKSKNK
- a CDS encoding CocE/NonD family hydrolase; amino-acid sequence: MKIFKCPLFSILLLFVMNPVLAQSETEYDVKTNYNKMEVDIPMRDGVKLHTTIYTPKDTSQEYPILMQRTPYSSRPYGEDQFRSKIGPNEIMMKEGNIIVYQDVRGRWMSEGSYDNMRAYIPNKKGKEFDEASDTYDTIEWLINNVENNNGKVGTWGISYPGFYATYSLLSGHPALKAASPQASIGDFFFDDFHHNGAYLLSYWRATAVFGYQKDKPTDSAWYDFPKLGTEDQYQFFMDEGPLSNLDKYYKEDNEFWQQLKDHPNYDEFWQKRGIVQHMKDIKPAVMIVGGLFDAEDLYGPFALYKSIEENSDNYNSIVFGPWSHGDWARESGRQGVGNVYFGDSISSHFQRDYETEFFNHFLKKKTKDMLRLPEAHIYDTGLRQWNDYAEWPPKNTTSKTWYLGDNQEFTQTPTQNKEEFVSDPEKPVSYNNEIKMVFTPREYMTGDQRFAARRPDVLVFETEVLEEDMKISGPIQAMLKVATTGTAADWIVKVVDVYPSDAENYEETMPHLKMSNYHMMVRSEVMRGRFRDSFEDPKAFEANKKTDVNIKLQGINHTFKKGHKLQVQIQSTWFPLIDRNPQTYVDNIFEAEKEDFQKQTHTVYGDSAIKFSVVK